In Scytonema millei VB511283, the genomic window TTGGCACACGAAATCGGTCACATCGCCGAAAGACATCTAATCGAACAGATGCGAGAAACTGCGATCGCACGCGGTCTGGCTTCTGCTGCTGGTCTAGATGAAAGTACGGCAGTGCAATTAGGTGTAGAACTGGCTTTGCGCCGTCCCAATAGCCGCTCTGATGAGTTCCAAGCCGATGCCAGAGGCGTACAAACTTTAGGAAAAGCTGGTTACGCCCAGGTTGCTATGATTAACTTTCTAGAAAAGTTACGCAGCCAGCGATCGGTTCCTACATTTCTAAGTACCCACCCTGCAACAGGCGATCGCATTGCCAGACTGGAAAAAATTATCGACTCCCAACAAGCAAATCGAGGTGCAGGATTAAATGAATCTAACTATCAGGCACAAACCCAACCGTTGAACTAGTAAACAAGTTAAAAGTCAAAAGTCAAAAGTCAAAAGTCGGGAACTCAACATCAAGATCGAGTAGGGGTTTAATGATGAAGCGCGGCTTTTCTGCAAAGACTATTTGGTTGCTGCTTAAGGATACTACAACGAAGTGGCAGAAGGATAAAGTATCTCTGTGGGCAGCCGCGATTGCTTTTTATACGATTTTTTCCATAGCACCTTTGCTGATAATTGCGATCGCCATTGCTGGTGCAGTATTTGGTCGAGAAACTGCCCAAAATCAAATTGTAGGGCAAGTTCAAGAACTGATCGGCAAGCAGGGAGCGCAAGCCGTTCAAGTGATGATTCAAAATGCTCAGCAGCCAGGTTCGGGGGGGACTTTAGCAACTCTGTTTGGGATTGCCACGCTGCTGCTAGGCGCATCTGGTATTTTCGGACAACTGCAAGAGGCATTGAATACGATTTGGAATGTTCAACCACAGCCAGGAATAAATATTAAAAACTTCGTGCAAAAACGTCTGCTATCGTTTGCAATGGTACTAGTCATCGGCTTTTTGCTGATAGTATCTCTGATTGTCAGTGCTGTACTGGCTGCGATTGCTAACTTTTTTGGTCATCTATTCCCAGCCTGGATTCGGCTGGGACAAATTTTGAATTTTATTTTTTCTTTGGGTGGAACAACAGTGCTATTTGCTCTAATTTATAAAGTTCTCCCCGATCTCAAAATTGCCTGGAGCAATCTTTGGATTGGAGCATCTGTTACTGCCTTGTTATTCAATTTTGGTAAATTTTTAATTGGGCTGTATCTGGGTAATAGCAGCATTGGCTCTAGTTATGGAGCAGCAAGTTCTTTAGTTATCGTATTAATTTGGGTCTTTTTTTCAGCTCAAATACTTCTATTGGGAGCAGAATTCACTCAAGTTTATACTGAGCAACACCGCTCCCAAATTACTGCTAATGAATAAAGCTCCGAACATCGATTTTTCTTTCAAGAGTCATTGGACTATCTCCTTATTACTCTTGAGTGCCAGTTTATT contains:
- a CDS encoding YihY/virulence factor BrkB family protein translates to MMKRGFSAKTIWLLLKDTTTKWQKDKVSLWAAAIAFYTIFSIAPLLIIAIAIAGAVFGRETAQNQIVGQVQELIGKQGAQAVQVMIQNAQQPGSGGTLATLFGIATLLLGASGIFGQLQEALNTIWNVQPQPGINIKNFVQKRLLSFAMVLVIGFLLIVSLIVSAVLAAIANFFGHLFPAWIRLGQILNFIFSLGGTTVLFALIYKVLPDLKIAWSNLWIGASVTALLFNFGKFLIGLYLGNSSIGSSYGAASSLVIVLIWVFFSAQILLLGAEFTQVYTEQHRSQITANE